A genomic region of Notamacropus eugenii isolate mMacEug1 chromosome 3, mMacEug1.pri_v2, whole genome shotgun sequence contains the following coding sequences:
- the LOC140531395 gene encoding olfactory receptor 6C74-like translates to MGNRTTVTVFILLGLTDDPQWKIVLFLFLFLTYILSVAGNLTIILLTLLDSHLKTPMYFFLRNFSLLEISYTTVCIPKFLVSIASGDKTITYSCCLTQLFFAFLLGASEFYLLAAMSYDRYVAICKPLHYTTIMSSKVCTQLVLSSWLSGFLIIFPGLIVGLQLDFCASNAIDHFYCDTGPMLQLSCTDTKYLELLSFILALVTLLFTLVLVILSYTLIVLTILRIPSASQRKKAFSTCSSHMIVLSLSYGSCIFMYIKPSAKERISLTKGISLLNTSVAPLLNPFIYTLRNQQVKQAFKDTIQRIALFSKK, encoded by the coding sequence ATGGGAAATCGTACAACAGTAACAGTGTTTATTCTCCTAGGATTGACAGATGATCCACAATGGAAGATtgtactttttctctttctgttcctcaccTACATATTAAGTGTTGCTGGCAACTTGACTATCATCCTTCTCACCTTGTTGGACTCCCACCTCAAGACTCCCATGTATTTCTTCCTTCGGAATTTTTCTCTCCTAGAAATTTCCTATACAACTGTCTGTATCCCTAAATTTCTCGTTAGTATTGCAAGTGGAGACAAAACTATTACCTACAGTTGTTGTCTTACCCAGttgttttttgccttccttcttgGGGCATCTGAATTTTACCTTCTAGCTGCCATGTCCTATGATCGTTATGTTGCCATCTGCAAGCCCCTTCATTACACAACCATCATGAGCAGCAAAGTCTGCACCCAGCTTGTTCTTAGCTCTTGGCTGTCTGGCTTCCTGATCATCTTTCCAGGCCTCATTGTAGGCCTCCAACTGGATTTCTGTGCCTCCAATGCCATTGACCATTTCTATTGTGACACTGGCCCCATGTTGCAGCTGTCCTGTACAGACACAAAATACCTCGAGCTGCTCAGTTTCATTTTAGCTTTAGTGACACTTTTGTTTACTTTGGTATTAGTGATTCTATCTTACACCCTTATTGTCTTGACAATTCTGAGAATTCCATCTGCTAGTCAGAGGAAAAAAGCTTTTTCCACCTGTTCCTCTCACATGATTGTACTCTCCCTCTCTTATGGCAGCTGCATTTTCATGTACATTAAACCCTCAGCTAAGGAGAGAATATCTTTGACCAAGGGAATATCCTTACTGAATACTTCAGTTGCCCCTTTATTAAACCCCTTTATTTATACCCTAAGGAACCAGCAAGTGAAACAAGCCTTCAAGGATACAATCCAGAGAATAGCACTTTTTTCAAAGAAGTGA
- the LOC140531396 gene encoding olfactory receptor 6C74-like — MGNRTTVTMFILLGLTDDPHWKIVLFLFLFLTYILSVAGNLTIILLTLLNSHLKTPMYFFLRNFSLLEISYTTVCIPKFLVSIASGDKTITYNCCVAQLFFAFLLGASEFYLLAAMSYDRYVAICKPLHYTTIMSSKVCTQLVLSSWLSGFLIIFPGLIVGLQLDFCASNTIDHFYCDTGPMLQLSCTDTKFLELLSFILALVTLLVTLTLVVLSYTHIALTILRIPSASQRKKAFSTCSSHMIVLSLSYGSCIFMYIKPSAKERISLTKGISLLNTSVAPLLNPFIYTLRNQQVRQAFKDAIQRTAFSTK, encoded by the coding sequence ATGGGGAATCGTACAACAGTGACAATGTTTATTCTCCTAGGACTGACAGATGATCCACACTGGAAAATtgtactttttctctttctgttcctcaccTACATATTAAGTGTTGCTGGCAACTTGACTATCATCCTTCTCACCTTGTTGAACTCCCACCTCAAGACgcccatgtacttcttccttcGGAATTTTTCTCTCCTAGAAATTTCCTATACAACTGTCTGTATCCCTAAATTTCTGGTTAGTATTGCAAGTGGGGATAAAACGATTACCTATAATTGTtgtgttgctcagttgttttttgccttccttcttgGGGCATCTGAATTTTATCTTCTAGCTGCCATGTCCTATGATCGTTATGTTGCCATCTGCAAGCCCCTTCATTACACAACCATCATGAGCAGCAAAGTCTGCACCCAGCTTGTTCTTAGCTCTTGGCTGTCTGGCTTCCTGATCATCTTTCCAGGCCTTATTGTAGGCCTCCAACTGGATTTCTGTGCCTCCAATACCATTGACCATTTCTATTGTGACACTGGCCCCATGTTGCAGCTGTCCTGTACAGACACAAAATTCCTCGAGCTACTCAGTTTCATTTTAGCTTTAGTGACACTCTTAGTTACTTTAACATTAGTGGTTCTATCTTATACCCACATTGCCCTGACAATTCTGAGAATTCCATCTGCTAGTCAGAGGAAAAAGGCTTTTTCCACCTGTTCCTCTCACATGATTGTGCTCTCCCTCTCTTATGGCAGCTGCATTTTCATGTACATTAAACCCTCAGCTAAGGAGAGAATATCTTTGACCAAGGGAATATCCTTACTGAATACTTCAGTTGCCCCTTTATTAAACCCCTTTATTTATACCCTAAGGAACCAGCAAGTGAGGCAAGCCTTCAAGGATGCAATACAGAGAACAGCTTTTTCGACCAAGTAG